The following coding sequences lie in one Calditrichota bacterium genomic window:
- a CDS encoding type II toxin-antitoxin system RelE/ParE family toxin, with amino-acid sequence MAEIVWTKQAIEDVESICEYIAGDSPHYAKLFANHVFETAKKIGGFPEMGRIVPEINRKEIREHILGNYRIIYRFSQNRVEIVSVYHSARLLDVQKILNN; translated from the coding sequence ATGGCTGAAATAGTTTGGACAAAACAGGCTATTGAAGATGTAGAATCGATTTGCGAATACATTGCCGGTGACTCGCCCCATTACGCAAAGCTATTTGCTAATCACGTGTTCGAAACCGCTAAAAAAATAGGCGGATTTCCGGAAATGGGAAGGATTGTTCCTGAAATTAACCGAAAGGAAATTAGGGAACACATTTTGGGGAACTACCGGATTATTTATCGCTTTTCTCAGAATAGGGTTGAAATCGTATCCGTATACCATTCCGCTCGACTTTTGGATGTTCAAAAAATACTGAATAATTAA